The Ranitomeya variabilis isolate aRanVar5 chromosome 7, aRanVar5.hap1, whole genome shotgun sequence DNA window tatatctgccctggggactagctctgcccgtggagagctgaaacatcttagCAGCGTCACCAACTGCAccagtggatctgaactgcagcgttggccatattgaccgaacaccacgggtggcatcacaaacaattcccctataaactttattcccctttaaatTCAATtaaccttttattggatgcccaggtcactgctgtcatgacacatcccctttaagaaccgctGGCCCGGTACCCGAtaccccatggtcctagcgggcgctTCATGTGACCTGAACAGTCTaaagagcagtgacgtcactgagaagaggagaatgGCGCTGGTAATGGAGGGAGCAGTGGTAGGTGAGAATATTAGCACGCACTACAGTACATCGTGGGAGGCTTCTTAGACACAaggaacatgctgcagattttaaaatcTGTCCAAAAGTCACTTCAGAACTTTTGAGGATGATGTAGATGAGATGTGTTGAAAGCTCCTTTTTTTAGCTTATGTTGTATTATGCTGCAGATTGTCTACCTCCAAGCTTGGTTAGGCCATCTTCCTTTCCTTTCCTATTGGTGGGCAGACTTTGCTTCTCTATTCCTATTACCTGGGACTCTGCATTGTCCAGTTTGTGTTAACTGTCGCAGATCTGCTGAGGTTGGCACTTCATCTCCGTTCTGCCTTTAGGCTAGGGCTACACCATGACATTGGCCCTGACAAGTCACGCTTTCAAAGATTTCTAAATGTTgctgtggcgcccctgaggtccagtcgccacagaggtactgcacctcggtCGGAGGTGTGGTgctccactctcaggtaaggaggcatAATCCAGAACCCACACACTTacatccaacaccagacctctcaGGGCCCAGAAGgagctaggtagagggtgtgggtgaagAAAGTGTAGAGAGTGACAGCTAGAGGGGTTGTCATGGAAACAGGAGGGAGGAGCCAGGAAGATACTGGAAAGGCAATGTGTGGAAAGGAGTGGAGCAGAGCAGACGTGAGAGACTGAAGCTCCTGACAGGAAGAAGAGAGAGAACGGggcctaggggcacgggtagtgaggaatccacccgtgaGGCCTGATTCTACACcgactgtagttgggtggagggaccaggtcacagtggggaaTCAGCTCCCAGAGtactggagaactacaaggctcaggtagccagccagaggctgtggtatctgtacgtgccacagccacaaccacacaaACTCACTGAAAaagcagccacataggatcaagagGACCAGAAGGACATTGAGGCTACTGGCTTGgggcactgtgtgtgaaggcgcagggcaggagaggcgagaGCCAGGGCAGTGAGACGGCCAGTAGtaaaggaacataagaagggggctctggcaaagtgtaccccgaattacctgagagctgactgaaccacagacccagaggacacagcacccggctggtgatTGCCTAAAGAACTGTGAGTTAAGTgtcgaaactgcaccctgctgtgtcctctgaattattactgcatcacctgccctgcactacaacatcgACCATTGACTTCAACACCATAACTGCCATGGGACCTAGCTTTACCCgtagagagctgtaccaactctgctgcgtcaccaactgccccagtgcacCTGAACCGCAGCATTgaccatccattgccgaacaccacgggtggcgtcacgaactatccccataaactttatttcccccttttatttgacttttattggatgcccagggccacagaccgggtcactgctgccgtgacatcccccttaagaacagacgacccggcccgagtaccccatgtCTCTAGCGGGTGCTCCATTGCTGCGACATCATCGTGCAATATCAATGAATGGGGTCACATTGCGAAACTGGAATATTGCAATCACGAAAAACAAGTCACAAAAGACCCAACATGGTACCCTAGGAGTTGCAATGCTTTTATTGGGCTGCAAGTGACCCACACCGAACTATGGCCTCACGACCCATATCATGGCCCAATGTCGGCATGTAGCCCCAGCTTTCACCTTTCTTTACCTTTCTTTTCACATTGGTTTATCCTGGCTGTAACTCTATAGTTCTGCTGCTTTATCTTACCTCTGATcagcaggctccctgcttccttctGTCCTCAGCTCATTAAGCTATCTGCCCATGTACACTGGGGGGTATAGATCAGCCACCATCTTTATGAATTCAAGAGAAATTAATACAATAAAAATTCAGATTCTGGAGAATATCATATTTTATCAGATTCAGTTTGCCTTCAACAGATATACTAATTTTTAGGTTTTTTATTCTCTGCTTGTATCTTAGATGTAAAGACCCTGAACAAGCAGGAGATGGTGAGATTTGTCAGCTCGGAATATAAAATACTGGTAACTGGCATGAGCGTCCATTGTCTGCTCTTGATTCTTCATTTATGCTTCATTTTTTGTTCTATATTTCAAACATGTTGGGTTTGTTCTTCTTGTCCTGGTTTTCTCTCTAGTGTACGGCTTCATCTTGTTGTCTAGCTCGTCCACGTTCCCTCTCCTGTTGGAGCTCTTGCTGTTGCCTCTTGAATTCCGTCTCCTGCTCTTTCTGGTCTTTCTACCTCTGtttcttcatctcctcttcctgttGTTTGAGGTTTTTCTTTTTCTGAACTTGCTTTAACATCGACTGCTCTTGATtctttatttatgatttttttttgagAATTTGTTCCAAAAAATTGGATTTCTTCTTCTTTCCTTGTCTTTCTCTCTGGTCCCTGATATCCTCCTCTTGTCTAGCTTGTTCATGTTCCTTCTCCCTTCGGAGCTCTTGCTGTTGTCTCTTGAATTCCTCCTTCAGCTTCCTCTGTTCTTCCTCCCACCGTTTCTTCATCTCCTCTTCTTGTTGCTTATGTCTCTTCTCCTGTAGAGCTTGGTCTAAGGCCTTTTTGTTTTCCACTTTTCTCTGCTGTTCCTTCATATCACACTCATGGATGTAGTTAAGCACAAatttcctcctcatcttcatctctTCAGATGGATCGCGAGATTGTTCCACACGAAACTGAACATCTCTAATGACTTCACACAAGAATTTCAGGACTTCTTCATGTTTTCCTCTGGTTTTTATGTGATCGTCTCTGGTGTAATTCTCAAATGAAAAGATTCTGTCCACTCCAAGGTCCCTGAATATTCCTTCTGTTTCAGTTAGAGACCCCGCTGTCTTATGAGTGAGAACGACTATTGGGACGACTCCTGGAAGACAAGAGACACAAGGTAAGAAGAGATCCAAAGATTCCATCATTTGTCACACAAGATACACTGATCGCTCAGACCCCGGAGATCCTGGTGTCAGATCAGCTAATTCCAAGGTCCCACAACTTGTCTCCATTCTCTTACATGGCACAGGGTTTGGGGTTTTGAGTAATTTTAAGGTTTTCCAACAATAAAGTCCTCAGTAGATATGAGAGAATCTTTTCAAGACAAATTGAATttactttaattattttttattcacttTGTATGAATTTAACAAGATGTCAGCCGGGCAGCTTCAATATTGCTGAATCATAGGCACAAAATGGTGCTAAAAAATTACTCACTTTACCACTTACACATGTCACCGGCAATGAACACATAGGCCCACAGGTTCTCTGTAACTCCTCTCATATGTTCTTCTGCAGTCTGCACTCGGCGCTGGTCTTCTGGCATTGAGCAGTCATCAGACGTCATGACGCACGCATCGTCCAATGTGCTGACTAGGCTTCCAGCAATGCGCATTGTGGCAAATTCCCGCCACATTCAGGCAATCTCAGGAATCCtggcagattctctcatctctatcaGTGTTCATGAGTAATGTAATGGCCAGGTGACGTGGCAATGCTACCAGTGAGTTCTGAGAGGCAGACTGCCTTCTTTTCTGAATAAAGACGAGGTCACACGACAGTATAAAAAATCTGATATGATAATAATTAGTGACTATTGGGAAAGTGAGCATGCTCAGCGACGTCACTGTCCAGTGGTGGAGCTGTCTGTATTACTTACTGACTTCTCCGGGACagtgtagtgagcatgctct harbors:
- the LOC143785039 gene encoding uncharacterized protein LOC143785039, which encodes MDSDEMRCFIKDFSFDECKKGNQGFNRILIQLFGLLGHGKSSFINTCIYVWENCEFQNWSDTRAPSGRIPYKLTENLTLVDNRSCMRMDDQEYGVIFAQLGNLLPLGTEVQWGEGFGLSERIVKAEKEVKTSDFIFPVFVHSVRKEITNTEKEDLKLLFQTAQKLTGVVPIVVLTHKTAGSLTETEGIFRDLGVDRIFSFENYTRDDHIKTRGKHEEVLKFLCEVIRDVQFRVEQSRDPSEEMKMRRKFVLNYIHECDMKEQQRKVENKKALDQALQEKRHKQQEEEMKKRWEEEQRKLKEEFKRQQQELRREKEHEQARQEEDIRDQRERQGKKKKSNFLEQILKKKS